The Oncorhynchus kisutch isolate 150728-3 unplaced genomic scaffold, Okis_V2 scaffold1384, whole genome shotgun sequence genome has a segment encoding these proteins:
- the LOC109876686 gene encoding zinc finger protein 420-like isoform X2, producing the protein MVLELCRTEQTADQDIQQHLARIRSLISTGEAESSDAEVELSESNFVELVESLLKDPSERENFYQDVFPVEFGPKYDTAIQMLMLEFLSRLEKLLPLPDLEQTASLLSAVPSALEKCVQFVPDPIQLRTLLQYHRKRGHLDSIEGDSQSECLARVEGKGLVEGTIEKNGGLLAPDEDQRDSFTEKEHAMNRKPVSVETDNQTVTGIHVQTSKQSKRLQIKKIRSKVQKPCKADSSERAIQQPSSSKVHTSLRKSCKRGPFRKTCPDCGRTFARATSFRRHQRSHTQDHDHRFKCLKCAIGFKDLYDLKRHQQGVCEKNLSTSVDWENKEEIPQPSTSKSPNTSPLKMLSPSGLTQKRPLDTKTCSLCRRFFTRTSDMARHMRSHSKEHPFWCVNCDKRFKYSYDLKRHQRDLCKKVNQEDLGQVGQNLSQQKGKPQPEKDESQSMGSTGSLGTDENPQPSHKGLSDSKTCCVCGRILTRTSDMERHLKSHSKERPFHCAICERSFKYKDTLKKHQEILGHEGILEDLGQSVDQQQAEVKTEGCSSPLTSKENDTGTLITAATSVPTLKEPKPCTVCGKIFNRASGMAIHMRSHSEERPYQCVNCEQRFKYMHGLKKHQRDICLKVNQEEASKLVDQQQEDATPEEAGELLATDDTRAECKEEERKVVFKCDECDKEFKGSSSLRTHKRIHNPFYCSDCGRIYPNSIAFDRHKLMHKEIQCTMCEKTFTLLGRLREHYLHQHKFTGPYPCSQCEKTFTQLSYLVIHERVHSGEYLYQCSVCPEKFRTANSLTIHSRKHTGEKPFLCWQCGKSYRAASELSVHMGTHSEEKPFSCSQCDMTYRTKIQLNTHIEQVHEGVRFTCTVCGKQFYKAVSLKRHELTHTGERPFPCSYCEKTFITANERRLHERYHTGERPYKCQDCGKSFIQSGYLKSHQRLHTGEKPFSCSVCDKRFRFSHHMKRHQKTHTEKHVCGECGESFTQIRCLKAHQLTHSLNEN; encoded by the exons ATGGTTCTGGAGTTGTGTCGCACTGAGCAGACAGCAGACCAAGACATTCAGCAACACCTGGCCAGGATCCGAAGCCTCATATCCACTGGGGAAGCAGAG TCAAGTGATGCAGAGGTGGAATTATCTGAATCAAACTTTGTAGAGCTGGTTGAATCTCTGCTGAAAGACCCCAGTGAAAGGGAGAACTTCTACCAG GACGTGTTCCCTGTGGAATTTGGGCCCAAGTATGACACTGCAATACAGATGCTGATGTTAGAATTCCTTTCCAGACTTGAGAAGTTACTTCCCCTACCAGACCTTGAACAG ACTGCCTCCTTGTTAAGTGCTGTCCCCTCTGCCCTGGAGAAATGTGTACAGTTTGTACCTGACCCCATACAATTGAGGACCCTGCTCCAGTACCACAGAAAGCGTGGACATTTGGACTCCATCG AAGGAGATTCACAATCAGAATGTTTGGCTAGAGTGGAAGGAAAAGGGTTGGTGGAGGGTACAATAGAGAAAAATGGAGGACTACTTgcaccagatgaagatcaaagAGACTCATTTACTGAGAAGGAGCATGCTATGAATAGGAAGCCTGTAAGTGTGGAAACGGACAATCAAACTGTCACCGGAATTCATGTTCAAACCTCAAAACAAAGCAAAAGGCTGCAGATTAAGAAAATACGGTCAAAAGTACAAAAGCCATGTAAAGCGGATTCTTCCGAGCGTGCAATCCAACAGCCATCCTCCTCCAAGGTGCACACCTCCCTGAGGAAGTCATGCAAAAGAGGCCCATTCAGGAAGACATGCCCCGACTGTGGGAGGACTTTTGCTCGAGCCACGTCCTTTAGAAGGCACCAGCGAAGCCACACTCAAGATCATGATCATAGGTTTAAGTGCCTCAAATGTGCAATAGGCTTCAAGGATCTTTATGATCTGAAGAGACACCAGCAAGGAGTTTGTGAAAAGAACCTCTCAACTTCGGTTGATTGGGAAAATAAAGAAGAGATCCCACAACCCTCAACTAGCAAATCTCCGAACACATCACCCCTTAAGATGCTCTCTCCATCAGGGCTAACACAGAAAAGACCTCTGGACACCAAAACATGCTCTTTGTGTAGGAGGTTTTTCACTCGTACTTCAGACATGGCAAGGCACATGAGATCCCACTCAAAAGAGCATCCATTTTGGTGTGTAAATTGTGATAAGAGATTCAAGTATTCATATGatttgaagaggcaccagagagaTTTGTGTAAGAAAGTGAACCAGGAAGATTTAGGTCAGGTTGGTCAAAACTTGTCACAACAGAAGGGGAAACCACAGCCAGAGAAAGATGAATCCCAATCAATGGGTAGCACTGGGTCTCTTGGCACTGATGAAAACCCACAACCATCTCACAAAGGGCTGTCCGACTCAAAAACCTGTTGTGTCTGTGGTAGGATTTTGACTCGTACCTCAGACATGGAAAGGCACTTGAAATCTCACTCAAAGGAGCGTCCCTTTCATTGTGCTATTTGTGAGAGAAGTTTTAAGTACAAAGATACCTTGAAGAAACATCAGGAAATCCTTGGCCACGAGGGCATCCTAGAAGACTTGGGTCAGAGTGTGGACCAGCAACAAGCGGAAGTTAAAACCGAAGGTTGCAGCAGTCCTCTCACTTCCAAGGAAAACGACACTGGGACCCTCATCACAGCTGCTACTTCAGTGCCGACTCTCAAAGAACCCAAACCATGCACTGTGTGTGGGAAGATTTTTAACCGTGCTTCAGGAATGGCTATTCATATGAGATCCCATTCAGAGGAGCGTCCTTATCAATGTGTCAATTGTGAGCAGCGCTTCAAGTACATGCATGGTTTAAAGAAACACCAGAGGGATATCTGTCTGAAGGTGAACCAAGAAGAAGCATCTAAGTTGGTGGACCAGCAACAAGAGGATGCTactccagaggaggctggtgaacTGCTAGCCACTGATGACACAAGGGCAGAATGCAAGGAGGAAGAAAGAAAGGTGGTATTCAAATGTGATGAATGCGACAAGGAATTCAAAGGCTCATCCTCCCTAAGAACACACAAACGAATTCACAACCCATTCtattgctctgactgtggaaggATATACCCAAACTCCATTGCCTTTGACAGACACAAGCTGATGCACAAGGAAATCCAGTGTACCATGTGTGAGAAGACCTTTACCCTGTTGGGGCGTCTGAGAGAACACTATCTGCATCAACATAAATTCACAGGACCATACCCCTGCTCTCAATGTGAGAAAACCTTCACTCAGTTATCGTACCTTGTCATCCATGAGAGGGTTCACTCGGGAGAGTACCTGTACCAGTGTTCTGTTTGTCCAGAAAAATTCAGAACAGCCAATTCTCTAACAATACACAGTAGGAagcacacaggagaaaagccgtTCCTGTGCTGGCAGTGTGGAAAGAGCTACAGGGCCGCTTCTGAACTGTCGGTGCATATGGGAACTCACTCAGAGGAGAAACCCTTTTCTTGTTCGCAGTGTGACATGACTTATCGGACAAAGATTCAGCTGAATACACATATTGAGCAAGTTCATGAGGGGGTGAGATTTACCTGTACAGTCTGTGGAAAGCAGTTTTACAAAGCAGTGTCATTGAAAAGACATGAACTTACTCACACAGGAGAAAGACCATTTCCATGCTCCTATTGCGAAAAAACCTTCATCACAGCAAATGAAAGGAGGTTGCATGAAAGATACCATACTGGTGAGCGACCATACAAATGCCAAGACTGTGGAAAGTCCTTCATCCAGTCAGGTTACCTGAAATCACACCAACgacttcacacaggagagaagccatttTCATGCAGCGTTTGTGACAAACGTTTCAGATTTTCTCATCATATGAAAAGGCACCAGAAAACCCATACAGAGAAGCATGTATGTGGGGAATGTGGGGAATCTTTCACCCAAATTCGATGCCTCAAGGCTCAccaactcactcactccctcaatGAAAATTGA
- the LOC109876686 gene encoding zinc finger protein 420-like isoform X1 → MVLELCRTEQTADQDIQQHLARIRSLISTGEAESSDAEVELSESNFVELVESLLKDPSERENFYQDVFPVEFGPKYDTAIQMLMLEFLSRLEKLLPLPDLEQTASLLSAVPSALEKCVQFVPDPIQLRTLLQYHRKRGHLDSIETPSSFGDYILSSLSLPPHVRVVTATEGDSQSECLARVEGKGLVEGTIEKNGGLLAPDEDQRDSFTEKEHAMNRKPVSVETDNQTVTGIHVQTSKQSKRLQIKKIRSKVQKPCKADSSERAIQQPSSSKVHTSLRKSCKRGPFRKTCPDCGRTFARATSFRRHQRSHTQDHDHRFKCLKCAIGFKDLYDLKRHQQGVCEKNLSTSVDWENKEEIPQPSTSKSPNTSPLKMLSPSGLTQKRPLDTKTCSLCRRFFTRTSDMARHMRSHSKEHPFWCVNCDKRFKYSYDLKRHQRDLCKKVNQEDLGQVGQNLSQQKGKPQPEKDESQSMGSTGSLGTDENPQPSHKGLSDSKTCCVCGRILTRTSDMERHLKSHSKERPFHCAICERSFKYKDTLKKHQEILGHEGILEDLGQSVDQQQAEVKTEGCSSPLTSKENDTGTLITAATSVPTLKEPKPCTVCGKIFNRASGMAIHMRSHSEERPYQCVNCEQRFKYMHGLKKHQRDICLKVNQEEASKLVDQQQEDATPEEAGELLATDDTRAECKEEERKVVFKCDECDKEFKGSSSLRTHKRIHNPFYCSDCGRIYPNSIAFDRHKLMHKEIQCTMCEKTFTLLGRLREHYLHQHKFTGPYPCSQCEKTFTQLSYLVIHERVHSGEYLYQCSVCPEKFRTANSLTIHSRKHTGEKPFLCWQCGKSYRAASELSVHMGTHSEEKPFSCSQCDMTYRTKIQLNTHIEQVHEGVRFTCTVCGKQFYKAVSLKRHELTHTGERPFPCSYCEKTFITANERRLHERYHTGERPYKCQDCGKSFIQSGYLKSHQRLHTGEKPFSCSVCDKRFRFSHHMKRHQKTHTEKHVCGECGESFTQIRCLKAHQLTHSLNEN, encoded by the exons ATGGTTCTGGAGTTGTGTCGCACTGAGCAGACAGCAGACCAAGACATTCAGCAACACCTGGCCAGGATCCGAAGCCTCATATCCACTGGGGAAGCAGAG TCAAGTGATGCAGAGGTGGAATTATCTGAATCAAACTTTGTAGAGCTGGTTGAATCTCTGCTGAAAGACCCCAGTGAAAGGGAGAACTTCTACCAG GACGTGTTCCCTGTGGAATTTGGGCCCAAGTATGACACTGCAATACAGATGCTGATGTTAGAATTCCTTTCCAGACTTGAGAAGTTACTTCCCCTACCAGACCTTGAACAG ACTGCCTCCTTGTTAAGTGCTGTCCCCTCTGCCCTGGAGAAATGTGTACAGTTTGTACCTGACCCCATACAATTGAGGACCCTGCTCCAGTACCACAGAAAGCGTGGACATTTGGACTCCATCG AAACTCCATCATCCTTTGGTGActacatcctctcctctctgtctctccctccacatgtACGTGTGGTGACTGCCACAGAAGGAGATTCACAATCAGAATGTTTGGCTAGAGTGGAAGGAAAAGGGTTGGTGGAGGGTACAATAGAGAAAAATGGAGGACTACTTgcaccagatgaagatcaaagAGACTCATTTACTGAGAAGGAGCATGCTATGAATAGGAAGCCTGTAAGTGTGGAAACGGACAATCAAACTGTCACCGGAATTCATGTTCAAACCTCAAAACAAAGCAAAAGGCTGCAGATTAAGAAAATACGGTCAAAAGTACAAAAGCCATGTAAAGCGGATTCTTCCGAGCGTGCAATCCAACAGCCATCCTCCTCCAAGGTGCACACCTCCCTGAGGAAGTCATGCAAAAGAGGCCCATTCAGGAAGACATGCCCCGACTGTGGGAGGACTTTTGCTCGAGCCACGTCCTTTAGAAGGCACCAGCGAAGCCACACTCAAGATCATGATCATAGGTTTAAGTGCCTCAAATGTGCAATAGGCTTCAAGGATCTTTATGATCTGAAGAGACACCAGCAAGGAGTTTGTGAAAAGAACCTCTCAACTTCGGTTGATTGGGAAAATAAAGAAGAGATCCCACAACCCTCAACTAGCAAATCTCCGAACACATCACCCCTTAAGATGCTCTCTCCATCAGGGCTAACACAGAAAAGACCTCTGGACACCAAAACATGCTCTTTGTGTAGGAGGTTTTTCACTCGTACTTCAGACATGGCAAGGCACATGAGATCCCACTCAAAAGAGCATCCATTTTGGTGTGTAAATTGTGATAAGAGATTCAAGTATTCATATGatttgaagaggcaccagagagaTTTGTGTAAGAAAGTGAACCAGGAAGATTTAGGTCAGGTTGGTCAAAACTTGTCACAACAGAAGGGGAAACCACAGCCAGAGAAAGATGAATCCCAATCAATGGGTAGCACTGGGTCTCTTGGCACTGATGAAAACCCACAACCATCTCACAAAGGGCTGTCCGACTCAAAAACCTGTTGTGTCTGTGGTAGGATTTTGACTCGTACCTCAGACATGGAAAGGCACTTGAAATCTCACTCAAAGGAGCGTCCCTTTCATTGTGCTATTTGTGAGAGAAGTTTTAAGTACAAAGATACCTTGAAGAAACATCAGGAAATCCTTGGCCACGAGGGCATCCTAGAAGACTTGGGTCAGAGTGTGGACCAGCAACAAGCGGAAGTTAAAACCGAAGGTTGCAGCAGTCCTCTCACTTCCAAGGAAAACGACACTGGGACCCTCATCACAGCTGCTACTTCAGTGCCGACTCTCAAAGAACCCAAACCATGCACTGTGTGTGGGAAGATTTTTAACCGTGCTTCAGGAATGGCTATTCATATGAGATCCCATTCAGAGGAGCGTCCTTATCAATGTGTCAATTGTGAGCAGCGCTTCAAGTACATGCATGGTTTAAAGAAACACCAGAGGGATATCTGTCTGAAGGTGAACCAAGAAGAAGCATCTAAGTTGGTGGACCAGCAACAAGAGGATGCTactccagaggaggctggtgaacTGCTAGCCACTGATGACACAAGGGCAGAATGCAAGGAGGAAGAAAGAAAGGTGGTATTCAAATGTGATGAATGCGACAAGGAATTCAAAGGCTCATCCTCCCTAAGAACACACAAACGAATTCACAACCCATTCtattgctctgactgtggaaggATATACCCAAACTCCATTGCCTTTGACAGACACAAGCTGATGCACAAGGAAATCCAGTGTACCATGTGTGAGAAGACCTTTACCCTGTTGGGGCGTCTGAGAGAACACTATCTGCATCAACATAAATTCACAGGACCATACCCCTGCTCTCAATGTGAGAAAACCTTCACTCAGTTATCGTACCTTGTCATCCATGAGAGGGTTCACTCGGGAGAGTACCTGTACCAGTGTTCTGTTTGTCCAGAAAAATTCAGAACAGCCAATTCTCTAACAATACACAGTAGGAagcacacaggagaaaagccgtTCCTGTGCTGGCAGTGTGGAAAGAGCTACAGGGCCGCTTCTGAACTGTCGGTGCATATGGGAACTCACTCAGAGGAGAAACCCTTTTCTTGTTCGCAGTGTGACATGACTTATCGGACAAAGATTCAGCTGAATACACATATTGAGCAAGTTCATGAGGGGGTGAGATTTACCTGTACAGTCTGTGGAAAGCAGTTTTACAAAGCAGTGTCATTGAAAAGACATGAACTTACTCACACAGGAGAAAGACCATTTCCATGCTCCTATTGCGAAAAAACCTTCATCACAGCAAATGAAAGGAGGTTGCATGAAAGATACCATACTGGTGAGCGACCATACAAATGCCAAGACTGTGGAAAGTCCTTCATCCAGTCAGGTTACCTGAAATCACACCAACgacttcacacaggagagaagccatttTCATGCAGCGTTTGTGACAAACGTTTCAGATTTTCTCATCATATGAAAAGGCACCAGAAAACCCATACAGAGAAGCATGTATGTGGGGAATGTGGGGAATCTTTCACCCAAATTCGATGCCTCAAGGCTCAccaactcactcactccctcaatGAAAATTGA